Proteins encoded in a region of the Mucilaginibacter sabulilitoris genome:
- a CDS encoding adenylate/guanylate cyclase domain-containing protein, which translates to MAKILVVDDESDLELLIKQKFRRKIREKVYDFVFAQNGLEALKKLAEEPDIDVVLSDINMPEMDGLTLLTKLPEANPILKAVMVSAYGDMDNIRTAMNRGAFDFVCKPVNFDDLDVTIEKTLSHVIELKKTLQAIKENNILRMYVDENVLNFMTHKEFETSLLSNETVEATVLFVDICGFTAISEHIPANTVVGIINKLFDMMVHEIIAQNGHIDKFMGDAIMAVFRGEYHLDRAIDAALAVREKIHTADAIVYGQKSFKPEVSIGINSGEMISGNIGSTSLKRLDYTVIGDAVNLAQRLQSVAHANQIIVTGEVYEKAKESFELNKIGEVSLKNKAKPVEIYEVVS; encoded by the coding sequence ATGGCCAAAATACTGGTGGTTGATGACGAATCTGATCTGGAATTGCTGATTAAACAGAAGTTCAGGAGAAAGATACGCGAAAAAGTGTATGATTTTGTATTTGCTCAAAATGGGCTTGAAGCTTTAAAAAAACTGGCCGAAGAGCCTGATATTGATGTGGTTTTAAGCGACATCAACATGCCCGAAATGGATGGCCTCACCCTGCTCACCAAACTGCCCGAGGCTAACCCCATACTAAAGGCAGTTATGGTATCGGCCTATGGCGATATGGATAATATACGCACGGCCATGAACCGCGGTGCTTTTGATTTTGTATGCAAGCCCGTAAATTTTGATGACCTTGATGTCACCATCGAAAAAACGTTATCACACGTTATTGAGCTTAAAAAAACCTTACAGGCCATCAAGGAAAATAACATACTGCGCATGTATGTTGATGAAAATGTTTTAAACTTCATGACGCATAAAGAGTTTGAAACAAGCCTGTTATCAAACGAAACGGTTGAAGCTACCGTTTTATTTGTTGATATATGCGGTTTCACGGCCATATCTGAACATATACCTGCCAATACGGTTGTTGGTATCATCAACAAACTTTTTGATATGATGGTGCACGAGATCATAGCGCAAAACGGGCATATTGACAAGTTTATGGGCGATGCCATCATGGCGGTTTTCAGGGGTGAATATCACCTTGACCGTGCTATTGACGCGGCGTTGGCTGTGCGGGAAAAAATACATACTGCCGATGCTATTGTATATGGTCAAAAATCATTCAAACCCGAAGTATCCATAGGCATTAATTCTGGCGAAATGATATCGGGTAACATTGGTTCAACCTCATTAAAACGGTTAGATTATACAGTAATTGGCGACGCCGTAAACCTTGCGCAACGTTTACAATCTGTGGCACACGCCAACCAGATCATTGTTACCGGAGAGGTTTACGAAAAGGCAAAAGAATCGTTTGAACTGAATAAAATTGGCGAAGTAAGCCTTAAAAATAAAGCAAAACCGGTGGAGATATATGAGGTGGTTTCTTAA
- a CDS encoding sensor histidine kinase has protein sequence MSLEPFIAFFLVTQYRRTLKLHDINNSQWNQYVQYAFWASIAFICLMFASSDHWLFAIFSHLFTFLLLAVPYTFDEFKTNRPLVTSVLPYVVISLFSTIVQKLFLNFYNDYNEFFESAKWFAILWFCAMWFINRRQNKALELERKRRRDEEEQNRMMAAMKVNLEGEVKQRTAELTKQKEELQQALSELKSTQAQLVQQEKMASLGELTAGIAHEIQNPLNFVNNFSEVSIELLDELKEGVFKHLPDDDKEDADDIINDLTQNLAKINQHGKRADAIVKGMLQHSRATTSKKEPTDINALADEYLRLSYHGLRAKDKSFNAGMKTSFDPNIGMIEAMAQDLGRVLLNLYNNSFYSVAEKKRLIGEGYEPTVSVTTKHITPPSGGNAVEITVSDNGMGIPQKVLDKIYQPFFTTKPTGQGTGLGLSMSYDIITKAHNGELKVETTEGEFARFTITIPTAGK, from the coding sequence ATGAGTTTAGAACCTTTTATCGCGTTTTTTTTGGTTACCCAATACAGGAGAACTTTAAAACTGCATGACATCAACAACAGTCAGTGGAACCAATACGTGCAATATGCATTTTGGGCATCCATAGCTTTTATATGCCTGATGTTTGCATCAAGTGACCATTGGCTATTTGCTATATTTAGTCACCTTTTTACGTTTCTTTTATTAGCGGTACCTTATACTTTTGACGAATTTAAAACCAACCGGCCGCTGGTAACATCAGTGCTTCCCTATGTTGTCATTTCACTGTTTTCTACCATTGTTCAAAAGCTTTTTCTTAATTTTTATAACGATTATAACGAGTTTTTTGAAAGTGCCAAATGGTTTGCCATATTATGGTTTTGCGCCATGTGGTTTATTAACCGCAGACAAAACAAGGCGCTGGAACTCGAACGTAAGAGGCGGCGGGACGAGGAAGAGCAAAACCGCATGATGGCCGCCATGAAGGTAAATCTTGAAGGCGAAGTAAAACAACGCACTGCAGAGCTTACCAAACAAAAGGAGGAATTACAGCAGGCCCTGTCCGAACTTAAAAGCACACAGGCACAGCTGGTGCAGCAGGAAAAAATGGCGTCGCTGGGTGAGCTCACCGCCGGCATAGCGCATGAAATTCAAAATCCGTTGAACTTTGTAAACAACTTTAGCGAGGTAAGTATTGAATTACTTGATGAATTAAAAGAGGGTGTGTTTAAGCATCTTCCCGATGACGATAAAGAGGATGCGGATGATATTATTAATGACCTTACTCAAAACCTGGCCAAAATAAACCAGCATGGCAAACGTGCCGATGCTATTGTAAAAGGCATGCTCCAGCATTCAAGGGCAACTACCAGTAAAAAAGAGCCTACCGACATCAATGCCCTGGCCGATGAGTATCTTCGTTTAAGCTATCACGGGCTGCGGGCTAAGGATAAATCATTCAACGCCGGCATGAAAACCAGCTTTGACCCAAACATTGGAATGATTGAAGCCATGGCCCAGGATCTGGGCAGGGTATTATTAAACCTTTATAATAACTCATTTTACTCGGTTGCCGAAAAGAAAAGACTCATTGGCGAAGGATATGAGCCAACAGTAAGCGTAACTACCAAACATATCACACCTCCATCTGGCGGCAACGCGGTTGAAATTACGGTAAGTGATAACGGGATGGGCATTCCGCAAAAGGTGCTGGATAAAATTTACCAGCCCTTTTTTACCACCAAGCCTACTGGCCAGGGAACCGGTTTGGGCCTGTCTATGAGTTATGATATTATAACCAAAGCACATAATGGTGAATTGAAGGTAGAAACTACCGAAGGGGAGTTTGCACGCTTTACTATTACTATCCCAACTGCGGGTAAATAA
- a CDS encoding DUF1553 domain-containing protein, translating to MRRLLFIFMGAILVLAAGMYFYTSSVTLPPDVKEAYDVLPKSLDYNVDVKPILSDKCFACHGPDKAKQKAGLRLDIAKFAYAELPEDKGKVAIDPGNLEGSEFFHRILSSDPKYMMPSPESHHTLTATEKAILIKWIKDGAKYKPHWAFVKPVKPDVPEVDHKDWTVNNPIDNFVLAKLEQKKLQPSKQADKELLLRRLSLDLTGLPPTLQEIDNYLKDNSPNAYEKQVDRLLKSPHYGEKMAVDWLDVARYADSHGYTVDRLRDMSPYRDWVIKAFNSNFPYDKFIQWQLAGDLMPHPTRDMIIATAFNRNHPQNMEGGIVEEEFQTEYVIDRTNTFGTAMLGMSVGCAKCHDHKFDPISQKNYYQLYSFFNNVKEAGQISWDDALPTPTLMLPTKQKEKILAFINNNIMQEQHNISLVQSKAAAGFESWLNTGGYKKLAADKVPANGLQAYYTFDKGNLVSNVSGKDAGVMKRESGLPGDKPVFENRDNGKAIVLNGDTWLDLNKVGVFRRSEPFSVGIWVNIPKQLTEGVIFHKSSAERLYNFRGYHLYLKNNKLELNMAHTGPSNAITKVSIDDVPRDQWIQLTATYDGSSKAAGFRLYLNGIEMKMETTMDQLTKDILFVGGGAQPGLQIGGWWRGRGFKDGKADDIAVYNRTLTPFEVKTLAQKASWAAIAAKDQASLSADETNSLKAYYLTAVDPGMLAEEQKLKALRTILADSTENIDELMVMQEMPKPKKSFLLKRGNYDMPGEQVFPNTPEAILPFPKNAPKNRLGLAQWVINPNNPLAARVAVNRIWQNFFGTGIVKTSEDFGNQGEMPSHPELLDWLAVQFVESGWNVKAINKLIVMSATYRQDSRGSKEAVEKDAENRFLSHGPAYRMTAEMIRDNALMASGLLNTQIGGKSVKPYQPEGLWEINNTTYTPDTGKAVYRRSLYVVVKRSVPNPTLATFDAPSRSYCIMRRQPTNTPLQALVTLNDPTFVEASKVMGEQISRSNDSRAAITNTYRKLTGRKPLPKEVDLLLTLQQVELKKFRQHPEKEKGWLNTGQYKVDKKIDGALIAANTVIANAILNSDASLTKR from the coding sequence ATGCGAAGGCTTCTTTTTATATTTATGGGTGCCATATTGGTGCTGGCTGCGGGTATGTATTTTTATACTTCATCGGTCACGTTACCGCCTGATGTTAAGGAGGCTTATGATGTGCTGCCCAAATCACTGGATTATAATGTGGACGTCAAGCCTATTCTTTCTGATAAATGCTTTGCATGTCACGGCCCTGATAAAGCCAAACAAAAGGCTGGCTTAAGGCTGGATATAGCCAAATTTGCTTATGCTGAGCTACCCGAAGATAAAGGTAAGGTGGCCATTGATCCCGGAAACCTGGAAGGAAGCGAGTTTTTTCACCGTATCCTGTCGTCCGATCCAAAATACATGATGCCTTCGCCCGAATCGCATCATACCCTTACAGCTACCGAAAAGGCAATCCTGATCAAATGGATAAAAGATGGGGCCAAATATAAACCACACTGGGCCTTTGTGAAACCTGTAAAACCCGATGTGCCTGAGGTTGACCATAAAGACTGGACGGTAAATAACCCGATAGACAATTTTGTACTGGCCAAGCTGGAGCAAAAAAAGCTACAACCATCCAAACAGGCCGATAAGGAATTGCTGCTGCGCCGCCTTTCTTTAGATTTAACAGGTCTGCCGCCGACGTTACAGGAAATAGACAACTATTTAAAAGATAACTCGCCCAATGCTTATGAAAAACAGGTAGACCGTCTGCTTAAATCTCCGCATTATGGCGAAAAGATGGCGGTTGACTGGCTTGACGTTGCCCGCTATGCCGATTCGCACGGATATACGGTTGACAGGTTAAGGGATATGTCGCCCTACAGGGATTGGGTGATCAAGGCGTTTAACAGCAATTTTCCGTATGATAAATTTATCCAGTGGCAGCTGGCTGGTGATCTGATGCCGCACCCTACGCGTGACATGATCATTGCTACCGCTTTTAACCGTAATCACCCCCAAAATATGGAGGGTGGTATAGTAGAAGAGGAGTTTCAAACCGAATATGTAATTGACCGTACCAATACTTTTGGCACCGCTATGCTGGGCATGTCGGTTGGTTGCGCTAAATGCCACGACCATAAGTTCGACCCGATATCGCAAAAAAACTACTATCAGCTTTACAGCTTTTTTAACAACGTAAAAGAAGCCGGCCAAATTTCATGGGACGATGCCTTGCCAACACCAACCCTGATGCTGCCCACTAAGCAAAAAGAAAAAATACTGGCGTTTATAAACAACAACATAATGCAGGAGCAGCATAATATTTCCCTCGTACAAAGCAAAGCCGCAGCCGGTTTTGAAAGCTGGCTGAATACCGGAGGCTACAAAAAACTGGCCGCCGATAAAGTGCCTGCCAATGGCCTACAGGCTTACTACACATTTGATAAGGGTAACCTGGTCAGCAATGTAAGCGGTAAAGATGCGGGTGTTATGAAACGCGAAAGCGGGTTACCGGGCGATAAACCGGTATTTGAAAACAGGGACAATGGCAAAGCCATAGTACTTAATGGTGATACCTGGCTCGATCTGAATAAGGTAGGGGTGTTCCGCAGATCCGAACCTTTTAGTGTGGGTATATGGGTTAATATTCCTAAACAACTTACCGAAGGGGTTATTTTTCATAAAAGCAGTGCCGAGCGCTTATACAATTTTAGAGGATATCACCTGTACCTTAAAAACAATAAACTGGAATTGAACATGGCGCATACAGGACCGTCGAATGCTATTACTAAAGTTAGCATTGACGATGTGCCGCGCGATCAATGGATCCAGCTTACAGCAACATACGATGGATCATCAAAGGCGGCAGGTTTCAGATTGTATCTGAACGGCATCGAGATGAAGATGGAAACTACCATGGATCAGCTCACCAAAGATATTTTGTTTGTTGGCGGTGGCGCGCAGCCGGGGCTGCAAATTGGCGGCTGGTGGCGCGGGCGTGGTTTTAAAGATGGTAAGGCCGATGACATAGCAGTTTACAACCGTACGTTAACACCGTTTGAAGTTAAAACACTGGCACAAAAAGCAAGCTGGGCTGCCATTGCTGCTAAAGATCAGGCATCGTTATCTGCCGATGAAACCAACTCGCTTAAAGCTTACTACTTAACCGCGGTTGACCCAGGTATGCTAGCCGAAGAACAAAAGTTAAAGGCGCTTCGCACTATCCTGGCTGATTCGACAGAAAATATCGACGAGTTAATGGTAATGCAGGAAATGCCCAAACCTAAAAAGTCATTCCTGTTAAAAAGGGGTAATTACGATATGCCGGGTGAACAGGTTTTTCCGAACACTCCGGAAGCTATATTGCCATTTCCTAAAAACGCCCCCAAAAACAGGTTAGGGTTGGCCCAGTGGGTAATTAATCCCAATAACCCGCTGGCAGCAAGGGTAGCGGTGAACCGAATATGGCAAAACTTTTTTGGTACGGGTATAGTAAAAACATCCGAAGATTTTGGCAACCAGGGCGAAATGCCAAGTCACCCGGAATTGCTGGATTGGCTGGCGGTTCAGTTCGTAGAATCGGGTTGGAATGTAAAGGCAATAAATAAACTCATTGTAATGTCGGCCACCTACCGGCAAGATTCACGCGGAAGTAAAGAAGCAGTTGAAAAAGATGCCGAAAATCGTTTTCTGTCACACGGCCCCGCTTACCGCATGACGGCCGAAATGATACGTGATAACGCCTTAATGGCCAGTGGGTTATTAAATACCCAAATAGGGGGTAAAAGTGTAAAGCCATACCAGCCCGAGGGATTATGGGAAATAAACAATACCACCTACACCCCAGATACCGGCAAGGCTGTTTATCGGCGCAGTTTATACGTAGTAGTTAAACGATCTGTGCCTAACCCAACGCTGGCTACATTTGATGCGCCATCGCGAAGCTATTGCATTATGCGCAGGCAGCCAACCAATACACCTTTACAAGCATTGGTAACGCTTAACGATCCTACATTTGTTGAGGCATCCAAGGTTATGGGCGAGCAAATAAGCCGGTCAAATGACAGCCGTGCCGCCATTACAAATACGTATCGTAAGTTAACCGGCCGTAAGCCGCTGCCAAAAGAGGTTGATCTGCTGCTTACCCTGCAACAGGTGGAGCTCAAAAAATTCAGGCAGCACCCCGAAAAGGAAAAAGGCTGGCTTAATACTGGGCAATATAAAGTTGATAAAAAGATAGATGGTGCTTTAATAGCCGCCAATACGGTTATAGCCAACGCCATATTAAACTCCGATGCATCATTAACTAAAAGATAA
- a CDS encoding DUF1501 domain-containing protein, translated as MSDFHHDEEFRLHTPEFNELNKKLDRRQFLTKTSLGLGALAVGSLFGNSLFGNSPKGAATATQGDLEADILRAIPHFAPKAKRVVYLFQSGGPSQFELFDYKPKLTTMFGQNLPDSVRKGQRLTGMSANQSALPMVPSYYKFSQHGQSQTWMSELMPHTAQVVDDLCIIKSMHSEAINHDPAITFFQTGNQLPGRPSIGSWISYGLGSDNQNLPTFIVLVSKNGQKDQPLYARLWGNGFLPSKHQGVQFRAGKDPVLYLNNPDGYDGKDRKEMLDYLSKLNQLQNQAYGDPEVEARISQYEMAYRMQTSVPEVMSTADEPDEVFEMYGPDSRDSGTYAANCLLARKLLEKDVKFVQLYHQGWDQHTSLPSAIATQCKATDQATAALIKDLKRRGLLEDTLVIWGGEFGRTVYSQGKLTANDYGRDHHPRCFTMWMAGAGVKPGLSYGETDDFSYNIVKDPVHVHDFQATLMYLMGIDHERFTYKFQGRRFRLTDVEGKVVKDILS; from the coding sequence ATGTCAGATTTTCACCATGATGAAGAGTTCAGGCTGCACACGCCTGAATTTAACGAACTTAATAAAAAGCTCGACAGGCGTCAGTTTTTAACCAAAACCTCGCTTGGTCTGGGTGCTCTGGCTGTAGGATCATTGTTTGGCAATAGTCTTTTCGGTAATTCGCCAAAAGGCGCTGCCACTGCTACTCAGGGCGATCTGGAAGCCGATATTCTGCGGGCCATACCTCATTTTGCGCCAAAGGCCAAAAGAGTGGTGTACCTGTTTCAGAGCGGGGGGCCATCGCAGTTTGAGTTGTTTGATTATAAGCCAAAACTGACTACCATGTTTGGCCAAAACCTGCCCGACTCGGTACGCAAAGGGCAGCGGCTTACCGGCATGAGCGCCAATCAAAGCGCGCTGCCTATGGTGCCTTCCTACTATAAATTCAGCCAGCATGGCCAAAGCCAAACCTGGATGAGCGAATTGATGCCGCATACCGCCCAGGTGGTTGATGATTTGTGCATTATCAAATCCATGCATTCCGAAGCTATTAATCACGACCCGGCTATTACTTTTTTCCAGACCGGTAACCAGCTCCCGGGCAGGCCATCAATAGGCTCCTGGATAAGCTATGGTTTAGGCTCTGATAATCAAAACCTGCCTACATTTATTGTACTGGTTTCCAAAAACGGACAAAAGGATCAGCCGCTTTATGCCAGGCTTTGGGGTAACGGCTTTTTGCCATCAAAACACCAGGGTGTACAGTTCAGGGCCGGGAAAGACCCGGTATTGTATTTGAACAATCCCGATGGCTACGATGGCAAGGACAGGAAAGAAATGCTCGACTATCTCTCAAAACTTAACCAGCTGCAAAACCAAGCATACGGCGATCCGGAAGTAGAAGCGCGCATATCACAATATGAAATGGCTTACCGCATGCAAACATCCGTACCCGAGGTTATGAGCACTGCCGATGAACCTGATGAAGTTTTTGAAATGTACGGGCCGGATAGCCGCGATTCAGGCACTTATGCTGCTAATTGCCTGCTGGCGCGTAAGCTGCTCGAAAAAGATGTGAAGTTTGTGCAGCTATATCACCAGGGATGGGATCAGCATACCAGTTTGCCATCGGCCATTGCCACCCAATGTAAGGCTACCGACCAGGCTACTGCCGCTTTAATAAAAGACTTGAAAAGGAGGGGGCTACTGGAAGATACCCTGGTAATATGGGGCGGCGAATTTGGCCGTACCGTTTATTCGCAGGGGAAACTTACCGCTAATGATTATGGGCGCGATCACCATCCGCGTTGTTTTACCATGTGGATGGCCGGCGCAGGCGTAAAACCGGGTTTAAGCTATGGCGAAACGGATGATTTTAGCTACAATATTGTTAAAGATCCGGTGCACGTACATGATTTTCAGGCAACGCTGATGTACCTGATGGGTATTGATCATGAGCGATTTACCTATAAATTTCAGGGCAGGCGGTTCAGGCTTACAGATGTTGAAGGAAAAGTTGTGAAAGATATATTATCTTAG
- a CDS encoding twin-arginine translocation signal domain-containing protein produces the protein MEKSRRNFIKNSAIASALVATAPAKSFAILHKDMKSDDQTIGQGGFTYKADKNWAKISVNSNPLANCHEMVQDSKGRLIMLGDHTNNNILIFDKSGKLLDYWGTSLPGGHGLSISKEGGEDFLLLTDCGWALDRTGANYGQSGQVLKTTLDGKLIFAIGHPRTIGIYKDDEPFKPTETAVAPNGDIYVADGYGSDYIIQYNSKGQYIRHFGGHHNANKDHNLVNAHGVSVDTRDKNNPTLICTSREENCFKIFTLDGKFIKKIDMPGMYVCRAVINDSNIYAGVCWSKNAEGKRFDYSGFVTVLDADNKVVSNPGGAAPVYKNGVLQQTLQASNPIFQHGHDVCVDEDKNVYVCQWNAYHTAPVKLTRV, from the coding sequence ATGGAAAAATCGAGAAGAAATTTTATAAAAAATTCTGCCATTGCATCAGCATTGGTGGCAACTGCACCCGCTAAAAGTTTTGCAATATTACATAAAGATATGAAGTCAGATGATCAAACAATAGGCCAAGGCGGCTTTACCTACAAAGCCGATAAAAACTGGGCAAAAATAAGCGTGAACAGCAACCCGCTGGCCAATTGCCACGAAATGGTACAGGACAGTAAAGGCCGCCTCATAATGTTGGGCGACCACACCAATAACAATATCCTCATCTTCGATAAATCGGGCAAATTGCTGGATTACTGGGGGACTTCGTTGCCTGGTGGCCACGGATTATCAATCAGTAAAGAGGGCGGCGAAGACTTTTTGTTGCTAACCGATTGCGGCTGGGCTTTAGACAGAACAGGCGCCAATTATGGTCAGTCGGGCCAGGTATTAAAAACCACGCTCGATGGTAAATTGATATTCGCTATAGGTCACCCTCGTACTATAGGGATCTACAAAGACGATGAGCCGTTTAAACCAACCGAAACCGCGGTAGCGCCCAATGGCGATATTTACGTAGCCGATGGTTATGGATCTGACTATATTATCCAGTATAATAGTAAAGGCCAATACATCCGCCATTTTGGTGGTCACCATAACGCTAATAAAGACCATAACCTGGTTAATGCGCACGGCGTATCGGTTGATACCCGCGACAAAAATAACCCTACGCTGATCTGTACCTCGCGCGAAGAAAACTGTTTCAAGATATTTACGCTTGATGGCAAATTCATTAAAAAAATTGACATGCCGGGTATGTATGTATGCCGTGCGGTAATTAATGATTCAAATATCTACGCCGGTGTTTGCTGGTCAAAAAATGCAGAGGGCAAACGCTTTGATTATTCGGGATTTGTAACTGTATTGGATGCCGACAACAAAGTAGTATCGAATCCGGGCGGCGCTGCTCCTGTTTATAAAAACGGTGTGTTGCAGCAAACATTACAGGCCTCCAATCCAATTTTTCAGCATGGCCATGATGTTTGTGTAGATGAAGATAAAAATGTGTACGTATGCCAGTGGAATGCTTACCACACGGCCCCGGTAAAGTTAACGCGTGTATGA
- a CDS encoding response regulator: MKILVVDDEVDVQPLFMQRFRKEIKSGEIVFNFALSGEEAMTYLEKNHSEVILILSDINMPGMSGLELLKNIRHTYEKPPPVVMMITAYGDDENYRQSMELGADDFLTKPLDFHNLKEKLKHIEQ, translated from the coding sequence ATGAAAATACTGGTTGTTGACGATGAGGTGGACGTACAACCTCTGTTTATGCAACGCTTCAGGAAAGAGATAAAGAGTGGCGAAATAGTATTTAACTTTGCGCTATCGGGCGAAGAAGCTATGACCTACCTGGAAAAGAACCATTCTGAAGTGATACTTATTTTATCGGACATTAACATGCCGGGCATGAGCGGGCTGGAGCTGCTAAAAAACATAAGGCATACTTATGAAAAACCGCCTCCGGTTGTAATGATGATAACAGCCTACGGCGATGACGAAAACTACAGACAATCGATGGAATTGGGCGCTGATGATTTTTTGACCAAGCCCCTTGATTTTCATAACTTAAAGGAAAAACTAAAACATATAGAACAATAA
- a CDS encoding YitT family protein: MTKTEHSLPAIIKDVLTVIAGILFCGFALKGFLVPNSFFDGGVTGISLLIHELYHINIAFVIIIANIPFIVMGIYQVNKVFALKTFACVIALGICLLYVPYPVITSDKLLVSIFGGVFMGLGVGLSIRGGCALDGIEIMALYTLKRSSFTISEIILGINIIIFLIAAFELGLPTALYSILTYYTASRTISFVIDGLEEYTAVNIISAQSEVIKEKLVMEMGRGITIYKGERGFLKESFDVSHPVDIIFTVITRLEVRRLKNLVHSIDPKAFVFTNSIKEAAGGVLKKRVREH; encoded by the coding sequence ATGACAAAAACGGAACACAGTTTACCTGCAATAATTAAGGATGTATTAACTGTAATAGCCGGGATTTTATTTTGCGGTTTTGCACTTAAAGGTTTTTTAGTGCCTAATAGTTTTTTTGATGGCGGTGTTACCGGTATATCACTGCTTATTCATGAACTGTATCATATCAATATTGCCTTTGTTATTATAATAGCTAATATTCCGTTTATAGTTATGGGCATATATCAGGTTAATAAGGTGTTTGCCTTAAAAACCTTTGCATGCGTTATAGCACTGGGAATTTGTTTATTATATGTACCATACCCGGTTATTACTTCGGATAAATTATTGGTTTCGATATTTGGAGGGGTTTTTATGGGTCTTGGTGTCGGGCTTTCCATACGCGGAGGTTGTGCGCTTGACGGTATCGAGATCATGGCGCTTTATACCCTTAAACGCAGCAGCTTTACCATCAGCGAAATTATTTTAGGTATTAACATTATTATTTTCCTGATCGCTGCCTTTGAACTTGGGTTGCCTACAGCCTTGTATTCTATTTTAACCTATTATACAGCATCACGTACCATAAGCTTTGTAATTGACGGTTTGGAAGAATATACTGCTGTAAATATCATATCGGCCCAAAGCGAGGTCATAAAGGAAAAATTAGTAATGGAAATGGGCCGTGGCATCACGATATACAAAGGCGAGCGTGGTTTCCTGAAAGAAAGTTTTGATGTGAGCCATCCCGTTGATATTATTTTTACCGTGATAACCCGTTTAGAGGTACGCCGGTTAAAAAACCTGGTACACAGCATAGATCCTAAAGCGTTTGTATTCACCAACAGCATTAAAGAGGCAGCCGGTGGGGTGTTAAAGAAAAGGGTGAGGGAACATTGA
- a CDS encoding helix-turn-helix transcriptional regulator has protein sequence MNRSILKSTFSLLNTDHVQLNKNWNYKNVTSTFYRLYYIDGGEGKLYNTTDELRLEEGYLYLIPSFTTCNYYCDNYLSQYYVTFSEESADGSSLFSSNRKLFKIKAAEADIICFEKVLQLNPNRSLLHVSYNPAVYEKRPVLKTFTELNEFMHVSAYVETYGILLQLISRFLKPEHFFVEDNSVIHSKISDAINYIQTNLQSVITVADLAKRANHNPDYFSRLFYENTGERPLTYIQSKRIERAQLLLTTTNMPFYEIATETGFENLSYFSRIFKNITGQTPSSYKKHSLVI, from the coding sequence ATGAACAGAAGCATTTTAAAGTCGACATTTTCCCTGCTGAATACCGATCATGTTCAGTTGAACAAAAACTGGAATTATAAAAATGTTACCAGTACTTTTTACCGGCTCTATTACATTGACGGCGGTGAGGGAAAGTTATATAACACTACAGACGAGTTAAGACTGGAAGAGGGTTATTTATACCTGATACCGAGCTTTACTACCTGTAATTATTATTGCGATAATTATTTAAGCCAGTATTATGTTACATTTTCAGAAGAGTCGGCCGATGGGTCATCGTTATTTTCGTCAAACCGGAAACTTTTTAAAATAAAAGCTGCTGAAGCAGATATTATCTGCTTTGAAAAGGTATTGCAATTAAACCCCAATCGCAGCCTGTTACACGTTTCTTATAACCCTGCGGTTTATGAGAAACGGCCTGTATTAAAAACTTTTACCGAGCTGAATGAGTTTATGCACGTATCGGCCTATGTAGAAACCTATGGTATTTTGCTGCAGCTGATTTCCCGGTTCCTGAAACCCGAACATTTTTTTGTGGAAGACAACAGCGTTATCCACTCTAAGATATCAGACGCTATTAACTATATACAAACTAATCTGCAATCGGTCATTACCGTTGCAGATCTCGCCAAGCGGGCCAATCACAATCCGGATTATTTTTCGAGGCTATTTTATGAAAATACCGGCGAACGGCCGCTAACCTATATACAATCCAAACGAATAGAGCGTGCGCAGTTGCTGTTAACTACTACCAATATGCCCTTTTATGAAATAGCTACGGAAACAGGTTTTGAAAATTTATCTTATTTTTCACGGATATTTAAAAATATAACAGGGCAAACCCCCAGTTCATACAAAAAGCACAGTCTTGTTATTTAG